A window of Rosa rugosa chromosome 7, drRosRugo1.1, whole genome shotgun sequence genomic DNA:
CAACTCATACCCTTAGTTTCATTAGCCTTTCAACATGTAATTTTAATGTTCCCAAATCTAAATGTGATTAGTTACTAAACATGAACTTCAATGCAAAATTTGATATTATTACTACGAGAGGATAGTTACCGTGTAGCGCAGTGTACAAGCTTCCATTGCGAATGAAATCAGAAATCAAGAGCTTCTCGTCATCTGCATAGTAATAAGCTCTCAACCGCACGATATTCGGGTGGACCACCTTCCCAATAGCCTCCACCTCAGACTCGAACTCCTTCAACCGCCACGTGGCATCACCCTCGCTCAGCCGCCTCACTGCCACAACCGACGGTGCCGCCGCCGCACCCGATACTACTTTCCCCACATTCCCGGCAACCACCCTGTAGACGATCCCACTCCTACTTTTTCCCACCACGTAAGCCGACGCCCTCAGCAAGTCCTCCAACTCCAGCCCGAACCCCTCGTCCATCACCACGAATTTACCCTTTTGCCCTTCCTCCTCGTCCGCCGCAACCGCCTCCTTTTCGACCCCCTCTTTCCCCATTTTGCCCACCCTCGCCGCCGTTCTCTTTTTCCGGAGCAGCCACACCGAGACCGAGACGGCCCCGATCACCAGCGAAACGCCGGAGATTATCGGCACCGTCACCGAGCCTCCTCTCTGTTTGGCCCTCCCTTCATCCCCATTGAGCAGATTCGGGTTCGGGTCGAGCGGCTTTTGGGCCTCCTGGGCTCCGCTTCCCGACGGGTTCTGGGCTTCCGGGCACGGAACCTCCAACGGAAACCCACACAGGCTCGGGTTCCCGGAGAACGCCGTCGGGCCTTGGTTCACCAGCGAGCCCACCTGAGGCAGTTTTCCGGTGAGATTATTATGCCGGAAGTCCAAGCTCACCAGTACCGGAAGCCGTCCGTACGACGCCGGAACTCCGCCGGAGAATTGGTTGTACGACAGGTTCAAAGTCCCGGCGAGGCTCTCGAGCTCGGTGAGAGATTCCGGGAGAGACCCGTTGAGGAGATTGGAGGACAAGTCCAGGTGGCGGAGGTCCTTGAGGAAGCCGATTTGGGCCGGAACTGGGCCGGAGAGGGAGTTGCGGGAGAGGTCGAGGGCAATGAGGGAGGTGGCGTTGAAGAGGTGGGCGGGAAtgggcttggagaagttgttgCGGGCGAGGTTGAGTCGCTTGAGTGAGTCGAGGCGGCCGAGTTCGGAGGGAATGTAGCCGTTGAAGCCCTTTTGGGTGAGGAAAACCTCGGTGACTCGGTCGCGGGTGCAAACGACGCCGTGCCAGTGACACGGGGTCGAGTCGGAGTCGGACCAGGAGTCCAGGACTCGACTCGGGTCGGTCTCGATTGCGGCTTTGAGCGCCAGGAGGGAGAGCCCGTCCGAGTTGAGACCCAAAACGACGGCAGGAAGAACAAGAAGGAGAGCGAGTTGCAGAAAGTTGAGCATTGTGTAATGTTGGGGTTTTGGTAATGCAGAGACTAGTGGATCATCTGGGTCTGATGTTACAGAACACACAGTTGCAGTTGCAGagtgaagagaagaagaagatggaagaTGGgtgtttgagtttgagtttgaatTTTGTGGAGAAACTCGAGGAGATGTGTAACGTGGCGATGGAGTTTGAATTCTACTGAACAGTTAGGCAGTGTTATAGGTGTAGAGCCCCAAATCCCCATaatgttttgtgtttttatatTAAACCCTTGGTTCTTTTTATATTCGGTCACTCAACTTTTTGAAAATAAACTAGTTTAAATTGCAGGTGATGACAATGTATGATCCTTCCGTATTAATAAAACCAAGCCGGATTAAAGCTTgttaattcaaaacaaaacaagcaGTACAAAGCTGATTTGAGGATTAAAATTTATTAAGGTTAAATCAAACAAAATGAAGGAAGTAGAAGAGTTATGAATTTTAGATTGGTGGCTTATTATGCACCAAATTTGACTgtaagtaaataacaaaatattaGGTGGGGTCTGCCTTTTCATTTATCAACACCTTGAACTAAGATCATTATTaattaaccactgcaagtggcttaGTGGTTTTTGTCTAATTAGGTGTGCTCctcaacctaggttcgaaccccgaagctgtcaaagtggtcaggcactgtgctgcaatgcacagttggagcatttcacatgtgccgaatgagtttatcttgggcctaggaaacATTTGAGTTCCTCtcgacaaagtcaaaaaaaaaaaaaaaatcactattAATTAATGCTTCCTTATTtatatttctttcatttcttggtATTTTACCGTATTAATCTTTGTTGATATGTTTTGTTTCAGCGAAACTTTATGTCTGTCGTGGATAATTTAGAAACTTCAAATTTTGGTGAAGTTTTTCAAATTTTGGTGAAgttccccaacctaggttcgaaccccgaagctgtcaaagtggtcaggcactgtgctgcaatgcacagttcgagcatttcacatgtgccgaaggggtttatcttgggcgtAGGAAGCATTTGAGTTCCTCtcgacaaagtcaaaaaaaaaaaaatcactattAATTAATGCTTCCTTATTtatatttctttcatttcttggtATTTTACAGTATTAATCTAGTCATGTatactacatatactacattaatagtacatgtattttaagtaacctagtcaaagatggttaaataatctagttttattgaaaatgattcaaacttgatgtcatatatacaaaagaaagctattaTCAGGAGATGAGTACAAAGTTTACAactataaaattgaagaacctagttttgttcgttctaattttaattacaaagaattagttgttctaaagttggtaataccgaaaaccgaaataccgaaattggtagttatgattaaaaaccgaaaattttggttggtaattggtaactcaattttgaaaccgaaagctttggttttgaagttaaTAATACTTATAACCAATTCGAACAGACCGAGTGACAGCTCTATTTTAGACCATGGTTGAGCAAAAACCATCTCCAATCATGAATTAGGTCTATTACAAAAATGCTCCATGGAGGTCTAAAGTCCATTTCTTGGTCTAAATATAGACCACCATTTAGACCACCAAAGTTGGCCCACTTCAAGCTTCAAGTTGCATGATTGCATAATTAATctaaaaatttttttttaataaatttgattttatgaaatctttaattttatgaaataaatttgacatagtttattataattattattattatttattagtgGTATGATACACCAACTAAATATAATTATGAAGTATAATACAAAATGAGCCGTTACAATAATACTTTACTGCATTTATTAATtacaataattgaaaaaaaaaacaaaacaaaaaataaataacggTAAAAACGAAGACAATGCAAAGACAGACTCAAACATGACAATAAATTGTCAATTATTACAATCACAAATATATAAACTGAAAACAAGCCACATCCATATCACGGGGTCTTCTTTGTCCTCGTCTTGACCAAACATGTTTGATAAGGTCTTGTTGCAAATCATTGTTTGCGTAACGTGAGCATACCATCCTATAACGAAGCATGTATTCCTCCATTGAGATTTGACCACTTATAATTTTGAAGTatacaaattaaaaataatacaaTATATTAAAGTCTATAATTTAGATCTCGAATGATTGGAGTTGGAAAAATTATAGACCTTACTATTTGGATGAATAGTACCTTTCAAAGGTCTAAAATTTTAGACCATGGTCTATTTTAGACCTTCATGATTGGAGATGGCCCAAGTATTATAAACTTGTTGCAAATAAATGTGACTgtgtctttttctttgtttttcggTAAATACTGTTGAGTCTGTGACTATGCATGCTTTGGTCACAAAGGGGAAAGAAAGGATGAGGGTGGAAATGCTGGGGACATCTTTGGTGGGTTGGAAAAGGTTAATGCAACTAAAAGTGTGGTTGTAGGGACTGATTTGTAATTTAGTGGTGGAGTCAGAATATCATATGACTGTGACACATGCAGTCATGCTTGTGAATCACGTTTGCAGTCTCCACTAACTAACAAAGGCTATTTTAGCCGAATGCACTTGGATCAGAATTCTGTAGATTCAAATTAATAGAGAAATGGCAGCCAGATGAGAACACAAGGGATTTTCCAGATTTTTAAGAATCCAGGCTGACTCACTGCTCTCTCGTAGCATAAATATCCGTTTTTGTCTTTTGAGCTGTTGTTTTTCGGTATATGTTTTTAGTGGCGGACGCAGAACTTTTTGAACAAGGGGcaaaaaaatttgaaagaaCACAATTGttatcttctatttttttttttttttttttttgcacactGTCGATTTATTCATAATTGTAATGTTTCTGCTTTTTTAATTTGTGAAACATAATCTGGTGTTACACAAGATGAGGTAGCTGAACAATGAAGTGGAGTCTCGTTGCAGCCTGCAAGGAGTGCAAGCAATGAAGGACTGAAGGCATCAAGGCAACATGGCATGGAGCTCCATGCCGTttttcactcttttttttttttttttttgaaagtaatttgatttctttgaacATTTTTAGTATTTTGAACCTTGGTGTGTAATAACTTGAAACTATTTTCTATTTGGGTCTGTAATAACTTTGGTACGGTACTATGGTTGATGACTTTGGAACTTGGGTTTCATCTTTCATGTCTTCAAACCTTGATTGTTGATAAATGACGAAATTACAAAATGAGAGAAGGCAGGAAAATTGTATGTAATGTGGTGAAGTCAAAAATTGGGCCTTGAAAAGGTCCAAAGGTGACCATTCTGGGCCGAAATAATGAACCGACACTAGGTTAAGCATAGAGAGATCTACATACATTTGATGATTTGATGTCCATATGATAATATTGCAAGTCTTGTGAGGCCTGTAAGATGATATTTCAAATCTTGTAATATTTCTAATAAACATAGAATTCCCTGTCTGGAGCAGCGAAAAAACCAAATTAAGGAGACCCTTCATTAACATACATAAATAGgacaaaaaagtaaaaatatcaAAAATGAATATTTTACAATTCCCTAACACAAATGAagaaaccaaatttcaaaaaaaaaaaaaaaaaaaaatgaagaaaccaAAATTGCACAGGAACCAAACTTCTTTCTAGCAGTATGTGATTGACAAGGGTAGCTTATGTTCTTCGGCGGCATTGTCTGTCAAAGAGAACTTGTAATCAACCATCCATCTATAAATCGGCAAAAAAGTTGTGTGAACCCATAACATGATCTTTGCTTGCATTTTTTCTCTTTGTTCCTGCAAAGATTGTCACACCAATCAAACTACAATTATACAACACTGAAGAAATGCCTCCAACAATATGATATGATGTAGATTTGGAGCAACATAATCAAATAATTAGATCCATGTTGCAGAAGGCATAAGCAACAATATCCTCTGACTGCTGGCATTTCCACAGGGTAATGAAGTTCTAAATTATTTTAACTAGCGCATTTAATCTGTCACAAATCAGAGATGGAAGAGCAGATACAAAAAAGTCCAAGTATGAGCGCAATAAAAGAAAGCTGTTCCTCAAATTTTGGAGGATCCATTTATAAACTTAGTTACAATATTCTAACCACCAAAGTGAGGCCCAAATGATGCAGAATATATCAATCATCAGTAACTATATTAGCTTAAAAATATAGTTAACAGTAAAGACCTTAAATGAAAGGGCCTAAAACTTATTATTGTGGTGCAGATCAAGGGCATCTATGGAATACACAACACGATTATTTATTTGTATATAGTGCTGCATACCTTTTCTAGACTTTGGAGTATTAATATCTGTATCCATCTCATCACTATCACTGTCCACCACAGATGCTTGAGTCCTTGAAGTATTTCCAGAGCCTTGCAATATATCATCCATATCCCACAGCTGCAAGAAACAGTAATCAGGAGACAATGCATAAAACTGCTAGATACCTCCTAAAGATATGATATTTAGTCAATACTAGAAAGTAAGAGACAAAAGAGGTTGTATCACAAAACCATAAAGGTGACTCATTGACGAAAACATTTTCCACAGAAGACAACAATATATGGAGCAAGAACCAAAATTTACTTTACTGTTTCTACTAATCAGATGTCAGAATAAAACCAAAGCTAATAGGCATTATACCAAGAACTCCTTATTCCTGTCAAAAGTCCAAAACTTTTTTGATCCATTATAAATGAGAGAGGGAGATAAAGACCTTCAACATCTGATCATGTGCTATACTGCCCAGGAACTTCTTATCATGAGAAAAAGCTGCAGAAGAAACAAATCAGTATGTTAAAACCGTTATCCAGTTAAGGAGAAGGCCAGAACACCAAATTAAACAATTGAATCTATATTAAAGAGAGGCCACGTTTAAGTGACACCAATGAGCGCATATTCACCTCACATCATCAATAGAATATACATGTTAAGAAGTACAAATCACAAGCTTGTTATCAATGGGTCCGACTCCATTAAATGCTATTTATAAACAATCAAATGTTGGAGAAAATCTTGACCTAAAAATCATAAGACATATGAATGCCTACATTGATTCCTCAAGTCTATGAAAAAGGAATACATACCAAGACGCTCTACCGGATACTCTGAGTGCTCTGCAATTGGTTGGATGATTCTGTTTGGTAATATGCCTACTAGGCTAAAGAAATTCATAAAATTAATTTTCACATCCAGAAAACcaaaatatgaaattatgaTGAATTCATTCTGCATGAGATCTCACCTGATAAGTCCGGTCTCAGATCCAGCGATAAGTCTATCTTCATCAAGCTAGCCAAAAATTTTAAAATGCTTTAATAAACAAACTCTGACTTGAATGCCATTGGATGATATAAAAGATATATGACCAACTCACCTTCAACAAAGCATCAACAGAATTTGGAGAGAGATCAATAAAACGATCACTGGAtttcaaataattaacaagGGAAAATCAGTTGGGGGAAAGAGAGGTATACGAAATTGAAAGTTTGCTATCATGGCTAAAGACTGTATCTATTGACTTTTAATCATCCATTTTGAATTGCTATACATGGTCAAATTAACATACCTGCAATCCTTGAAACAACCCCATGAatacaacaatatattcccaGTTTGTGAGCTGCAAATAACTTTCTGACCATTCTGATAGGGATTACAGAGAGGAGGAAAATGCCAAGAGGGAGGAACTTCGTGAGTACTGGATCATCGTATTACTAGAAGGATCACATAAGACATAGCAGAATGAAATTACCTTCATGATAACAACAGACAGTAGCTCGTCTTCGGAAAACTCAGATTTATCTTGGACCTATCATAACCACAGAACCAACTAATTAAACTGAAAACTCAGTACTCTACTATATGCGTTGATTTTGTAGCTCCAGTAATATAGGACAAGGCCTTACCTTATTTCTTCGAAGATTGCAAACAGACAGAGTTCCATCCCCACTTAACAGTGCATAAGAATagatagaataaataaataggTTCAGGAGTAAACATTTAAATTGAAAAGGAGGaataattaaagaaaacaacaacATGGAGGATTACCTAGTTCCCAAGAGTTTCATGGAATCAGCTGAAAAAGTCATATCGGAGATGTAGTCCTCATGAGCTTTAAAGGAATTGCAGCAAGATCGTTGTCTGGTATCCCAGACCTGAAGAATGAACAAAGGCAAAGCGGCAAAGCGGCAAAGGAATTATAATTAGGGGAAAAAAACTACAAAACACAACAAAGGCAAAGGAACCACAAGTCATAGAGAATAACCTTAATACAGCCTCCATCATCTCCAGAGGCAATGGTAGATGCGGTCAAGTTTATAAGTCTATTGATTGCATCCCTGCATCAGATGAAGATATGATTGTTCAGAATATGACCAAAATGAGCACTCTTGAATACGATTAAGAacagagcagagagagagactcATGAGCATTTTCAAGGCGAGCGATAGCAGAACCAGTTTCCACATCCGTTGCAAGAATTGTGTGGTCTGGAGACCCCGTCAAAATGGCTACACAATCCATCAATAGCTGCTTATTAGCCCAAATAGTTATA
This region includes:
- the LOC133723381 gene encoding receptor protein kinase-like protein ZAR1 isoform X2, whose amino-acid sequence is MLNFLQLALLLVLPAVVLGLNSDGLSLLALKAAIETDPSRVLDSWSDSDSTPCHWHGVVCTRDRVTEVFLTQKGFNGYIPSELGRLDSLKRLNLARNNFSKPIPAHLFNATSLIALDLSRNSLSGPVPAQIGFLKDLRHLDLSSNLLNGSLPESLTELESLAGTLNLSYNQFSGGVPASYGRLPVLVSLDFRHNNLTGKLPQVGSLVNQGPTAFSGNPSLCGFPLEVPCPEAQNPSGSGAQEAQKPLDPNPNLLNGDEGRAKQRGGSVTVPIISGVSLVIGAVSVSVWLLRKKRTAARVGKMGKEGVEKEAVAADEEEGQKGKFVVMDEGFGLELEDLLRASAYVVGKSRSGIVYRVVAGNVGKVVSGAAAAPSVVAVRRLSEGDATWRLKEFESEVEAIGKVVHPNIVRLRAYYYADDEKLLISDFIRNGSLYTALHGYEMTTSTCKHNRSFSLCSCHLQ
- the LOC133723381 gene encoding receptor protein kinase-like protein ZAR1 isoform X1 — protein: MLNFLQLALLLVLPAVVLGLNSDGLSLLALKAAIETDPSRVLDSWSDSDSTPCHWHGVVCTRDRVTEVFLTQKGFNGYIPSELGRLDSLKRLNLARNNFSKPIPAHLFNATSLIALDLSRNSLSGPVPAQIGFLKDLRHLDLSSNLLNGSLPESLTELESLAGTLNLSYNQFSGGVPASYGRLPVLVSLDFRHNNLTGKLPQVGSLVNQGPTAFSGNPSLCGFPLEVPCPEAQNPSGSGAQEAQKPLDPNPNLLNGDEGRAKQRGGSVTVPIISGVSLVIGAVSVSVWLLRKKRTAARVGKMGKEGVEKEAVAADEEEGQKGKFVVMDEGFGLELEDLLRASAYVVGKSRSGIVYRVVAGNVGKVVSGAAAAPSVVAVRRLSEGDATWRLKEFESEVEAIGKVVHPNIVRLRAYYYADDEKLLISDFIRNGSLYTALHGGPTNSSTPLPWAARLKIAQGSARGLTYIHEHSPRKYVHGNIKSTKILINEDLQPYVSGFGLARLILGSSKFTSSASRKQNSSQSNATSCFTVSTHSTIYLAPEARISGSKFTQKCDVYSFGIVLMEILTGKLPDEGPENGGKGLESLVRKTFREERPLSEIIDPALLQEVYAKKQVVEAFHIALNCTELDPELRPRMKTVSDSLDRIKLQL
- the LOC133721296 gene encoding WD repeat-containing protein 55 is translated as MEINLGKLAFDLDFHPSEQLVTTGLIDGDLHLYRYSSGSVPERVLEVHAHSESCRAARFVNGGSAILTGSPDHTILATDVETGSAIARLENAHEDAINRLINLTASTIASGDDGGCIKVWDTRQRSCCNSFKAHEDYISDMTFSADSMKLLGTSGDGTLSVCNLRRNKVQDKSEFSEDELLSVVIMKNGQKVICSSQTGNILLYSWGCFKDCSDRFIDLSPNSVDALLKLDEDRLIAGSETGLISLVGILPNRIIQPIAEHSEYPVERLAFSHDKKFLGSIAHDQMLKLWDMDDILQGSGNTSRTQASVVDSDSDEMDTDINTPKSRKGTKRKNASKDHVMGSHNFFADL